The stretch of DNA GCGCAAGTTCACACACGGTGGCGAGCTACCGCGACACCTTCCGCCTGCTGCTGCGTTTCGCTACGCAGCAGCTCAGGCGGGCGCCTTCCAAATTGCGTATGGAAGAGCTCGATGCATCCTTCATGGAGAAGTTCCTACGACACCTCGAACTAGACAGAGCCAGCTCTGCGCGGACACGCAACACCCGGCTTTGCGCACTGCACGCCTTCTTTCGGTTCGTAGCCATCAGTGAACCGGCACTTGCTCTGCAATGCCAGCGCATTCTTGCGATTCCAGCGAAACGCTACGAGCGTGGTCCGGTGGAGTTTCTCACCGCAGAAGAGGCCGCTGCCCTCGTGACGGCTCCTGACTCTGGCACATGGATCGGGAGCCGGGATCGGGCGCTTCTGCTCGTCGCCGTTCAAACCGGCCTGCGCAATAGCGAGATCACCTCGTTTCGGCGCCAAGATGTTGCGCTGGGCACCGGTGCTCACGTCCGTTGCCTCGGGAAAGGCAGAAAAATGCGCTGCACGCCGCTACGACCGGACGTCACGGCAATCCTCAAGGAATGGCTATCGCGGCAGCAAGGAGAGCCAG from Hyphomicrobiales bacterium encodes:
- a CDS encoding tyrosine-type recombinase/integrase, which gives rise to MNPAGFPSLVQRFFTERLLEQQGASSHTVASYRDTFRLLLRFATQQLRRAPSKLRMEELDASFMEKFLRHLELDRASSARTRNTRLCALHAFFRFVAISEPALALQCQRILAIPAKRYERGPVEFLTAEEAAALVTAPDSGTWIGSRDRALLLVAVQTGLRNSEITSFRRQDVALGTGAHVRCLGKGRKMRCTPLRPDVTAILKEWLSRQQGEP